DNA sequence from the Chloroflexota bacterium genome:
GCATTGACCCTCGATCAGGCCGCCGATCTGATCGTTTTGACCGGGGATTTCATCTGGCATGACGCCAGTTTCGCCGATCAACTGGTAGCGCCCCTGCGGGGACTGACGGCGCCTCTGGGTGTCTATGCAATCTTCGGCAATCATGACCATTGGCACGGGGCAGGCCGGGTGGCCGATTCTCTGCAGGCTGCCGGTATTGACCTGCTGGAGAATCGGGCGCTCAGGTTGGAGACGGGCACTGACCCACTATGGTTGGCCGGGGTAGATGATATCTGGGAGGAGCGCCAGGATCTGGCCCTGACGCTGCGAAATGTGCCTGAGGATCAATGTACGGTGTTGCTGGCCCATGAGCCTGATTTTGGCGATGAGGCAGCAACCTATCCGGTGGATCTGCAGCTTTCCGGTCATAGCCATGGCGGACAGATCCGCTTGCCATTCGTCGGTGCGCCGGTATTGCCCTACCTTGGCAGGAAATACCCCATCGGGTTGTACCAGGTAGGGGATATGGCACTGTACACCAACCGCGGCATCGGGCT
Encoded proteins:
- a CDS encoding metallophosphoesterase, yielding MTLSRRAFLGLMAVAALPVATGGLWSTQVEPNWVAVERIALRLRRLPARLDGLRIAQLSDLHISPLVSQGDIARAVALTLDQAADLIVLTGDFIWHDASFADQLVAPLRGLTAPLGVYAIFGNHDHWHGAGRVADSLQAAGIDLLENRALRLETGTDPLWLAGVDDIWEERQDLALTLRNVPEDQCTVLLAHEPDFGDEAATYPVDLQLSGHSHGGQIRLPFVGAPVLPYLGRKYPIGLYQVGDMALYTNRGIGLIAPPVRLNCRPEITVLTLRAGG